From the genome of Pseudomonas sp. TMP9, one region includes:
- a CDS encoding alpha-L-glutamate ligase-like protein: MFGLIKTWKALEAKGIMGINRRNADYVLKYNKRHLYPIVDDKIITKLRAIEAGIDVPEMYGVIDTEKGIDKLRDIIGDRPDFVVKPAQGAGGDGILVIADRFEDKYRTISGKIISHEEIEHQISSILTGLYSLGGHRDRALIEYRVTPDQIFKSISYEGVPDIRIIVLMGYPVMAMLRLPTRQSGGKANLHQGAIGVGVDLATGLTLRGTWLNNKISKHPDTTNAVDGVQLPNWDGFMKLAAGCYELCGLGYIGVDMVLDQDKGPLILELNARPGLNIQIANDCGLTHRAHAVEARLADLKKKGIVETAEERTRFSQQLFGHVSTT; this comes from the coding sequence ATGTTCGGTCTGATCAAGACGTGGAAAGCCCTTGAAGCCAAAGGCATCATGGGCATTAACCGACGCAACGCGGACTACGTGCTGAAGTACAACAAACGGCACCTGTACCCGATCGTCGATGACAAAATCATCACCAAACTTCGCGCCATCGAAGCGGGCATTGATGTGCCGGAAATGTATGGCGTTATCGATACCGAAAAAGGCATCGATAAGCTGCGTGACATCATCGGTGATCGGCCGGACTTCGTGGTTAAGCCAGCGCAAGGGGCTGGCGGCGACGGTATTTTGGTCATCGCCGATCGCTTCGAAGATAAGTATCGGACCATCTCGGGAAAGATCATCAGCCATGAAGAGATCGAACATCAGATCTCCAGCATTCTCACGGGGCTGTATTCACTCGGCGGCCACCGTGATCGTGCACTGATCGAATACCGCGTCACCCCGGATCAAATCTTCAAAAGCATCAGCTACGAAGGCGTACCTGACATCCGCATTATTGTGCTGATGGGCTATCCGGTCATGGCCATGCTGCGCTTGCCAACTCGCCAGTCCGGCGGCAAGGCTAACCTGCACCAAGGCGCCATCGGCGTGGGGGTCGACTTGGCCACCGGTTTAACCCTGCGCGGTACCTGGCTGAATAACAAAATCAGCAAACACCCGGACACCACCAACGCGGTGGACGGCGTACAACTGCCAAACTGGGATGGCTTTATGAAACTAGCCGCCGGTTGCTATGAACTGTGCGGCCTGGGTTATATCGGCGTGGACATGGTGTTGGACCAGGACAAAGGCCCGTTGATTCTTGAACTCAACGCCCGCCCAGGTCTAAACATCCAGATTGCTAACGACTGCGGCCTTACGCATCGCGCCCATGCTGTCGAAGCCCGTCTAGCTGACTTGAAAAAGAAAGGCATAGTCGAAACAGCCGAAGAGCGCACGCGCTTCTCACAACAGTTGTTTGGCCACGTATCAACGACCTGA
- the pabB gene encoding aminodeoxychorismate synthase component I, which produces MPTCLVMALPYQADPSSYFSCVMHAPGAVLLDAGRPMAQRGRYDLISAWPIAELVPTPDEPANAFLQRLRQSLSALGEAQAPVETPLPFVGGLIGYLSYDFGRRLEQLPSHAVDDLDLADARFGLYGWALITDHQQQRSQLVFHPSLAVAERQRLIALFASPPALTQQSFKLQEAFQSNMTEAQYLQGFARIQAYIQAGDCYQVNFAQHFRAPYQGSPWTAYQALRRACPTPFSGYQVLPNGGAIISLSPERFLRVSQGHVETRPIKGTRPRHAEPQQDQAQADALLSSTKDRAENLMIVDLLRNDLGRSCKIGSVQVPELFALESYPNVHHLVSAVTGELAADKDALDLIAGSFPGGSITGAPKIRAMQIIEELEPTRRALYCGSLLYLDVRGEMDSSIAIRTLLAKDGQITCWGGGGIVADSNGQAEYQESITKIKVLLETLEQFCD; this is translated from the coding sequence ATGCCTACTTGTCTTGTAATGGCCCTGCCCTACCAAGCAGACCCATCGAGTTACTTCAGCTGCGTGATGCATGCGCCCGGTGCTGTATTGCTGGATGCCGGGCGCCCAATGGCGCAGCGTGGGCGCTATGACCTGATAAGTGCCTGGCCAATCGCAGAGCTGGTACCGACGCCTGATGAGCCAGCCAATGCCTTTTTGCAACGCCTGCGTCAGAGCCTCAGCGCGCTGGGCGAGGCGCAAGCGCCTGTCGAAACCCCACTGCCATTTGTTGGCGGGTTGATTGGTTATTTGAGCTATGACTTCGGCCGAAGGCTGGAGCAACTGCCCTCCCACGCTGTGGATGACCTTGATCTCGCCGATGCCCGTTTTGGCCTGTATGGCTGGGCGTTGATCACTGATCATCAACAACAGCGCAGCCAGTTAGTCTTTCATCCCAGCCTGGCGGTGGCCGAACGTCAGCGCTTAATCGCCTTGTTTGCTTCGCCGCCAGCGCTTACTCAACAATCGTTCAAATTGCAGGAGGCGTTTCAGTCCAACATGACTGAGGCGCAGTACCTGCAGGGGTTCGCTAGGATTCAGGCTTACATTCAGGCGGGCGACTGCTACCAAGTGAATTTTGCCCAGCATTTTCGGGCGCCTTATCAGGGCTCGCCATGGACGGCCTATCAAGCATTGCGCAGGGCGTGCCCGACGCCTTTTTCCGGTTATCAGGTATTGCCGAACGGCGGCGCAATTATCAGTCTGTCACCTGAGCGCTTCCTGCGGGTCAGTCAAGGCCACGTCGAAACTCGCCCGATCAAAGGCACTCGCCCTCGCCACGCCGAGCCACAACAGGATCAAGCGCAAGCCGACGCGCTGCTTAGCAGCACTAAAGATCGCGCAGAGAACCTGATGATTGTCGACCTGCTGCGCAATGACCTTGGTCGCAGCTGCAAGATCGGTTCAGTGCAGGTGCCTGAACTGTTTGCCTTAGAAAGCTATCCCAATGTGCATCACTTGGTCAGCGCCGTTACCGGCGAATTGGCAGCCGATAAAGATGCCCTAGACCTCATCGCTGGTAGCTTTCCCGGTGGCTCGATTACCGGTGCTCCGAAAATTCGCGCGATGCAGATTATCGAAGAATTAGAGCCCACCCGCCGTGCGCTGTATTGCGGCTCGTTGTTGTATTTGGATGTGCGCGGCGAAATGGACAGTTCAATCGCGATCCGTACCCTGCTGGCCAAAGACGGACAGATCACTTGCTGGGGCGGCGGCGGCATCGTCGCTGACTCCAACGGCCAGGCTGAGTATCAAGAATCCATCACCAAGATAAAAGTGCTGCTGGAAACCTTGGAACAGTTCTGTGACTGA
- a CDS encoding L,D-transpeptidase family protein — protein MLSRAFAVTRCLPLAAVFAAAPVSALEFPMPPPGEDIVGEVRVIQAKYEDTFADLGVVNDLGYLEMVAANPGVDAWLPGVGTEIILPTRYILPPGPREGIVINLAEYRLYYYPKDRNVVHTYPLGIGREGWSSPVANAHITAKTPNPGWTPPQSIRDEHAADGDPLPAYVPPGPNNPLGPYKMGLSVPGYLIHGSNKKFGIGMRVSHGCFRMLNHNVLKLASLVSVGTPVRIINEPYKFGRSGGKVYLEAHAPLDETGEASVVDKHTAVINALLKNDEFANVRLDWEMLREVVAAEDGLPVEIAQPDQAMVAVEPAI, from the coding sequence ATGTTGTCGCGTGCCTTTGCCGTCACCCGCTGCCTGCCCCTTGCTGCTGTTTTCGCGGCAGCGCCCGTTAGTGCGCTTGAGTTCCCTATGCCGCCGCCTGGCGAGGATATCGTGGGCGAGGTCCGGGTGATTCAGGCCAAGTATGAAGACACCTTTGCCGATCTTGGCGTGGTTAATGACCTCGGCTACCTAGAAATGGTCGCGGCCAACCCGGGTGTTGACGCTTGGCTGCCGGGAGTTGGAACCGAGATTATTCTGCCTACGCGTTACATCCTGCCGCCGGGCCCGCGTGAGGGCATTGTGATTAACCTGGCTGAATACCGCCTGTACTACTACCCAAAAGACCGTAACGTGGTGCACACCTACCCACTGGGTATCGGCCGTGAAGGTTGGAGCTCGCCAGTGGCTAATGCGCACATTACCGCCAAAACGCCGAATCCGGGCTGGACACCGCCGCAGTCGATCCGTGATGAGCACGCCGCAGACGGTGACCCGCTGCCGGCCTACGTGCCGCCAGGGCCGAATAACCCGCTCGGGCCATACAAGATGGGTCTTTCGGTGCCCGGCTACCTGATCCACGGCTCAAATAAGAAGTTCGGTATCGGTATGCGCGTAAGTCATGGCTGCTTTCGCATGCTTAACCACAACGTCCTGAAGCTGGCATCACTGGTGTCTGTAGGCACGCCGGTGCGCATTATCAATGAGCCTTACAAGTTTGGTCGCAGTGGCGGCAAAGTTTACTTGGAGGCGCATGCACCTTTGGATGAAACAGGCGAAGCTTCGGTGGTCGATAAGCACACCGCTGTGATCAATGCGCTGCTTAAAAATGACGAGTTCGCTAATGTGCGCCTGGATTGGGAAATGCTGCGTGAAGTGGTAGCAGCGGAAGACGGTTTGCCGGTTGAAATCGCTCAGCCGGATCAGGCCATGGTGGCCGTAGAGCCCGCTATTTAA
- a CDS encoding arylesterase produces MRTWLFGTALSVLLWGPAAFAGTVLVVGDSISAAFGMDTREGWVALLEERLVEQGFDQRVVNASISGDTSAGGAARLPTLLTEHQPELVIIELGGNDGLRGQPPAQLQQNLAAMVQQSQKMGAKVLILGMQLPPNYGVRYTTAFAAVFATVAQQYATPLVPFVLEGVGGVPAMMQSDGIHPTAQAQPKLLDNVWPTLKPLL; encoded by the coding sequence ATGCGTACATGGTTATTCGGTACTGCCCTAAGCGTGTTGCTGTGGGGGCCTGCGGCGTTCGCGGGTACCGTGCTGGTGGTGGGCGATAGTATCAGCGCAGCTTTTGGCATGGATACCCGCGAGGGCTGGGTTGCTTTGCTCGAAGAGCGCTTGGTTGAGCAGGGTTTTGATCAGCGCGTGGTGAATGCATCCATCAGTGGCGATACCAGTGCAGGCGGCGCCGCGCGGCTGCCTACGCTGCTTACAGAGCATCAGCCAGAGCTGGTTATTATCGAACTGGGGGGCAATGATGGCCTGCGTGGTCAGCCTCCTGCGCAATTGCAACAAAACCTTGCGGCGATGGTTCAGCAGTCACAAAAGATGGGTGCCAAGGTGCTGATTTTGGGGATGCAACTGCCGCCTAATTACGGGGTGCGTTACACCACGGCATTTGCAGCGGTGTTCGCCACGGTGGCGCAACAGTATGCGACACCCTTGGTGCCCTTCGTTTTGGAGGGTGTAGGGGGCGTGCCTGCCATGATGCAAAGCGACGGCATCCACCCCACGGCGCAAGCGCAACCCAAGCTGCTGGATAACGTCTGGCCAACGCTAAAACCTTTGCTCTGA
- a CDS encoding ABC transporter ATP-binding protein: MSSSILTARNLSKVVTSTEGELTILHDLSLALVSGDSLAIVGRSGSGKSTLLGLLAGLDLPSSGSVILAGNDLGSLDEDQRARVRAEHVGFVFQSFQLLDSLNALENVMLPLELEGHADARQRARALLERVGLGQRLTHYPRQLSGGEQQRVAIARAFVAEPAVLFADEPTGNLDSHTGERISDLLFELNKERGATLVLVTHDERLAHRCKRLIRLEGGHLVDHVEP, translated from the coding sequence ATGAGCTCAAGTATTCTCACCGCGCGAAACCTTAGCAAAGTGGTTACCAGCACGGAAGGCGAACTAACCATACTCCATGATCTGTCGCTGGCGCTGGTTAGCGGTGACAGCCTGGCCATTGTTGGCCGCTCAGGTTCAGGTAAGTCCACCCTACTCGGCTTGCTTGCCGGGCTTGATCTGCCCAGCAGTGGCAGTGTGATATTGGCTGGCAATGATCTGGGTAGCCTCGATGAAGACCAGCGCGCACGCGTTCGCGCCGAGCATGTTGGCTTTGTCTTTCAGTCGTTCCAGCTGCTCGACAGTTTGAATGCACTGGAAAACGTCATGCTGCCGCTCGAACTTGAAGGCCATGCCGATGCACGCCAGCGTGCACGAGCCCTGTTGGAGCGGGTTGGCTTGGGGCAGCGCTTGACCCATTACCCACGCCAGCTATCGGGCGGCGAACAACAACGGGTGGCGATTGCCCGCGCCTTTGTTGCGGAGCCTGCGGTGCTGTTTGCGGATGAGCCGACTGGCAATCTGGACAGCCACACCGGTGAGCGAATCAGCGATTTGTTATTCGAACTGAACAAAGAACGCGGCGCAACACTGGTGCTCGTCACCCATGATGAGCGCCTGGCTCATCGCTGCAAGCGCCTGATTCGCTTAGAAGGCGGCCATCTGGTCGACCACGTGGAACCCTGA
- a CDS encoding ABC transporter permease — translation MKHLPFTRLLSLASRQLLRDARAGELRVLLFALVIAVAASTAIGYFGARLNDGMLLRATEFLAADLRLTGSSPSTAEQISNGKQLGLEHAQLVEFSSVVASEAGIQLASVKAADSAYPLRGELKSAAALYDTEQVGPGPQPGEAWAEARLFVALNLTPGDSVEVGAKTLRLTRVLTFLPDEAGDFYSLTPHLLMHLDDLAATGVVQPGSRVRYQELWRGGHDALAQYRQTITPDLAPNQRLEDAKDGNRQVGNALGRAERYLNLASLAAVLLAGVAVAMSAARFAARRFDASALLRCLGLSRNQALGLFSLQLALLGITASLTGALLGWLAQLALFGLLHDLLPAHIPPGGLWPALTGMATGLVALAGFALPPLAALGRVPPLRVLRRDMLPVPASSWLVYGAALLALGLIMWRLSLDLQLTFALLGGGLVTAFLLGGLLLLGLKSLRRLLAKASLPWRLGLGQLLRYPLAAAGQSLAFGLIILAMALIALLRGELLDTWQDQLPENAPNHFALNILPADKEAFSTRLSQLSPHPAPLFPVVPGRLVMINGEPVRQIVSKESQGERATRRDLSLTWAADLPADNTLVAGSWWDNSNASGLPGVSVESELAEGLQLKLGDRLSFNVGGINRDAVVSSLREVDWNNFQPNFYMIFQPGTLQDLPVTYLTSFYLPPQQEQQLVELSRAFPAVTLLQVEALLAQLRSILAQVTLAIEFVLLFVLAAGLAVLFAGLQATLDERIRQGALLRALGAERKLLLRTRCAEFGLLGASSGLLAAFGCELISFLLYRFAFDLSWEPHPWLLLLPIIGALLVGTAGVFGTRRALNVSPLTVLREG, via the coding sequence ATGAAGCATTTGCCGTTTACCCGCCTGCTGTCATTAGCCAGTCGCCAACTGCTGCGTGATGCCCGCGCAGGAGAGCTGCGTGTACTGCTCTTCGCCTTAGTGATTGCGGTAGCCGCTAGCACTGCCATCGGCTATTTCGGTGCACGTCTAAACGACGGCATGTTGCTGCGCGCCACCGAATTTCTGGCCGCCGACTTACGCCTGACCGGCAGCTCACCCAGCACAGCAGAGCAAATCAGTAACGGCAAACAACTCGGGCTCGAACATGCTCAGCTGGTTGAGTTCTCCAGTGTGGTCGCCAGCGAGGCCGGCATCCAACTGGCCAGCGTTAAGGCCGCTGATAGCGCTTACCCACTGCGCGGCGAGTTAAAAAGTGCCGCTGCACTCTACGACACCGAACAGGTAGGCCCAGGCCCGCAACCCGGAGAGGCTTGGGCAGAAGCCCGCTTATTTGTTGCACTCAACCTCACACCCGGTGATAGCGTCGAGGTTGGCGCAAAAACCTTGCGCCTAACCCGCGTGCTGACTTTTTTACCTGATGAAGCCGGGGACTTTTACAGCCTGACCCCGCACCTGTTGATGCATTTAGATGACCTAGCCGCCACCGGCGTGGTGCAGCCCGGCAGCCGCGTGCGTTATCAAGAATTGTGGCGCGGAGGCCACGATGCATTGGCGCAGTATCGCCAGACCATCACCCCTGATCTTGCACCCAACCAGCGTTTAGAAGATGCCAAAGATGGCAATCGCCAAGTCGGTAATGCCCTGGGTCGGGCCGAACGTTACCTCAACCTAGCCAGCCTGGCCGCCGTGCTACTGGCCGGGGTGGCCGTGGCCATGTCGGCGGCGCGCTTTGCGGCTAGGCGCTTTGATGCCAGCGCGCTGCTGCGCTGCCTAGGCCTGTCACGCAACCAAGCGCTTGGCTTGTTCAGCTTGCAACTGGCACTGCTGGGTATCACCGCCAGTCTAACCGGCGCACTGCTGGGCTGGCTGGCTCAATTAGCGTTGTTCGGTCTTCTGCATGACTTGCTGCCGGCGCACATTCCACCGGGCGGTCTTTGGCCCGCCCTGACGGGGATGGCAACTGGGCTGGTCGCCCTCGCTGGCTTCGCTCTTCCGCCATTGGCTGCACTCGGGCGCGTACCGCCGTTACGGGTTTTACGCCGCGATATGCTGCCCGTACCCGCCAGTTCTTGGCTGGTATATGGCGCAGCGTTGCTCGCGCTGGGCTTGATCATGTGGCGCTTGAGCCTGGACCTGCAGTTGACCTTCGCCCTGCTCGGCGGTGGCTTGGTCACTGCCTTTTTGCTAGGCGGCCTGCTACTGCTCGGCTTAAAAAGCCTGCGCCGCTTGTTGGCCAAGGCTTCATTGCCGTGGCGGCTGGGCTTGGGTCAACTGCTGCGCTATCCACTCGCCGCAGCCGGACAGTCGCTGGCCTTCGGCTTGATTATCCTGGCCATGGCGCTGATCGCCCTGCTGCGCGGTGAACTGCTCGACACCTGGCAGGACCAACTGCCCGAGAATGCACCCAATCACTTTGCCCTCAACATCCTGCCGGCCGACAAAGAGGCGTTTAGCACACGCCTGAGCCAATTATCACCCCACCCGGCGCCGCTGTTCCCGGTGGTACCCGGCCGGTTAGTGATGATCAATGGTGAGCCTGTGCGGCAAATCGTCAGCAAAGAATCCCAAGGCGAGCGGGCGACTCGTCGCGATCTGAGCCTGACGTGGGCCGCTGACTTACCCGCCGACAACACCCTCGTCGCCGGCAGCTGGTGGGATAACAGTAACGCCAGCGGCTTGCCCGGCGTCTCGGTGGAATCTGAATTGGCCGAAGGACTGCAACTAAAGCTGGGCGACCGCCTGAGTTTCAACGTGGGCGGCATCAACCGTGATGCGGTAGTCAGCAGTTTGCGTGAAGTGGACTGGAACAACTTCCAACCCAATTTCTACATGATCTTCCAACCGGGGACCTTGCAAGACCTGCCCGTCACCTACCTGACCAGCTTCTACTTGCCGCCTCAACAAGAGCAACAACTGGTCGAGCTTTCACGGGCTTTCCCCGCCGTGACGCTGCTGCAAGTTGAAGCGTTGCTGGCGCAACTGCGCAGCATTCTTGCTCAGGTCACGCTGGCCATCGAGTTCGTTCTGTTATTCGTCCTCGCCGCCGGCCTTGCCGTGCTATTTGCCGGTTTGCAAGCCACGTTGGATGAACGCATCCGCCAGGGTGCCTTGCTGCGTGCACTGGGTGCCGAGCGTAAGTTGCTGCTGAGAACACGCTGCGCCGAGTTTGGTTTACTGGGTGCCAGCAGTGGTCTGCTGGCAGCGTTCGGTTGTGAGCTAATCAGCTTCCTGCTCTACCGCTTTGCCTTCGACCTCAGCTGGGAACCGCACCCATGGTTGCTGTTATTGCCTATAATCGGTGCATTGCTGGTGGGCACCGCAGGTGTTTTCGGGACACGCCGCGCCCTTAATGTCAGCCCGCTGACGGTGCTGCGCGAGGGCTGA
- the greB gene encoding transcription elongation factor GreB, protein MSRYRPPRSAGTPLITPEGEARMRAELHELWHVRRPQVTQSVSEAAAQGDRSENAEYTYGKKMLREIDSRVRFLSKRLESLKVVSVGPSDPNKVYFGAWVTLEDEEGAESRYRIIGPDELDLKLNLISIDAPLAQALIGKSLDAEVRVHTPTGEKTWYIVAIDYP, encoded by the coding sequence ATGAGCCGTTACCGCCCACCCCGCTCCGCTGGCACGCCCTTGATCACCCCCGAGGGCGAGGCCCGCATGCGGGCTGAGCTGCATGAGCTCTGGCACGTGCGTCGCCCACAAGTCACCCAATCGGTTAGCGAGGCGGCCGCGCAAGGCGACCGCTCAGAAAACGCCGAATACACCTACGGTAAGAAGATGCTGCGCGAGATCGACAGCCGTGTGCGTTTTTTAAGCAAACGACTAGAGAGCCTTAAGGTTGTCAGCGTTGGTCCCAGTGATCCTAACAAGGTTTATTTCGGTGCGTGGGTAACCCTAGAAGATGAAGAAGGCGCCGAGTCGCGCTACCGCATCATTGGCCCAGATGAATTGGACCTTAAGCTGAACCTGATCAGCATCGATGCCCCTCTCGCGCAAGCGTTGATCGGCAAAAGCTTGGATGCCGAGGTGCGGGTGCACACCCCAACCGGCGAGAAGACGTGGTACATCGTCGCCATCGACTACCCGTGA
- the mnmC gene encoding bifunctional tRNA (5-methylaminomethyl-2-thiouridine)(34)-methyltransferase MnmD/FAD-dependent 5-carboxymethylaminomethyl-2-thiouridine(34) oxidoreductase MnmC gives MPAAPYAPHQQACLEWDDQGQPLSSQFADVYFSNENGLAETRYVFLANNQLPERFSALTGDQQLVIGETGFGTGLNFLCAWQLFEQQACPAARLHFVSVEKYPLSKADLMRALALWPELAPYTEQLLAQYIALHPGFQRLVFAGGRVVLTLLIGDALALIGQLDAKVDAWFLDGFAPAKNPDMWTPELFTALARLSHTSTTLGTFTSTGYVRRRLNDAGFNMKRVPGLGKKWEVLKGVFVGSSAALQKPWFARPPQPVGERRALVIGAGLAGCATAASLAQRGWQVTLLERHMGIAQEASGNPQGVLYLKLSAHHTTLSRLIVSGYGYTRRLLERLQKGTDWDNCGVLQLAFDAKETLRQAQLAAAFPSDLLLELDKAAAERKAGIALPSGGLFYPEAGWVNPPALCQLLIRQPNIHLQLHQEALELRREDDGWQAWNGQQLLASANVVVLASAAEIKGFTQAAQLPLKRIRGQISRLPATAASRTLSTVVCAEGYVAPARLDEHTLGASFDFNSDDLTLSSADHLSNLQLLDEISPKFADQLNSAMLNTDLLQGRAAFRCTSPDYLPIVGPLADASAFADTYAALSKDARKLPEAPCPWLQGLYINSGHGSRGLISAPLAGELIAAWLNDEPLPVPADVAQACHPNRFALRALIRNKA, from the coding sequence ATGCCCGCCGCCCCTTATGCCCCGCACCAACAAGCCTGCCTTGAATGGGATGATCAGGGCCAGCCTCTGTCCAGCCAGTTCGCCGATGTGTATTTCTCTAACGAAAACGGCTTGGCTGAAACCCGCTATGTGTTTCTCGCCAACAATCAGCTGCCTGAACGCTTCAGCGCGCTGACGGGCGATCAGCAACTTGTGATTGGCGAGACGGGCTTCGGCACCGGGCTGAACTTTCTCTGCGCCTGGCAGTTGTTCGAACAGCAGGCCTGCCCGGCGGCGCGTTTGCACTTTGTTAGCGTGGAAAAATACCCACTGAGCAAAGCAGACCTCATGCGTGCGCTGGCGTTGTGGCCGGAACTTGCACCGTACACAGAGCAATTACTGGCGCAGTACATCGCGCTGCATCCGGGCTTTCAGCGCTTGGTCTTTGCCGGCGGCCGTGTTGTTTTGACGTTATTGATAGGCGATGCGCTGGCGCTAATCGGCCAGCTGGATGCCAAGGTTGATGCCTGGTTTCTAGATGGCTTTGCCCCGGCAAAAAATCCGGACATGTGGACGCCAGAACTGTTTACAGCCCTGGCTAGGCTGTCGCACACCAGCACCACCTTGGGCACCTTTACCAGCACCGGCTATGTGCGCCGTCGGCTAAACGATGCTGGCTTCAACATGAAGCGAGTGCCAGGTTTAGGGAAAAAATGGGAAGTGCTCAAAGGCGTGTTTGTTGGTAGCTCCGCAGCGCTACAAAAGCCCTGGTTCGCTCGCCCGCCACAACCCGTTGGCGAACGGCGTGCATTGGTGATTGGCGCAGGGCTGGCAGGCTGCGCCACGGCCGCGAGTCTGGCCCAGCGGGGTTGGCAGGTCACATTGCTGGAGCGTCACATGGGCATTGCTCAAGAAGCCTCAGGCAACCCACAAGGGGTACTCTACCTCAAGCTCTCCGCTCACCACACTACGCTGTCGCGCCTGATTGTCAGCGGCTATGGCTACACTCGCCGGCTCTTGGAACGCCTGCAAAAAGGTACGGACTGGGATAATTGTGGCGTACTGCAACTGGCCTTCGACGCCAAAGAAACGCTGCGTCAAGCGCAGCTTGCGGCCGCCTTCCCGAGCGACCTGCTGCTGGAGTTGGACAAAGCTGCGGCTGAGCGTAAGGCCGGCATCGCCTTACCGTCGGGTGGCCTGTTTTACCCAGAAGCGGGTTGGGTAAACCCTCCAGCCCTGTGTCAGTTGCTTATTCGGCAGCCGAATATCCACCTACAACTTCATCAAGAGGCCCTGGAACTGCGCCGTGAAGACGATGGTTGGCAGGCTTGGAACGGCCAGCAGTTGCTGGCCAGTGCCAATGTCGTGGTGTTGGCCAGCGCTGCTGAAATCAAAGGCTTTACTCAGGCCGCGCAACTGCCGCTTAAACGCATCCGTGGGCAGATCAGCCGTTTGCCCGCCACAGCAGCCAGCCGCACGTTAAGCACAGTGGTATGCGCTGAAGGCTATGTCGCGCCGGCACGTTTGGATGAGCACACCTTGGGCGCAAGTTTTGACTTCAACAGTGACGACCTGACGCTAAGCAGCGCCGACCACCTGAGTAACTTGCAGTTATTGGACGAGATTTCGCCGAAATTTGCAGATCAGCTTAACTCCGCCATGCTCAACACCGATCTGCTGCAAGGACGTGCGGCTTTTCGCTGCACCAGCCCCGACTACCTACCGATTGTCGGGCCCCTAGCGGATGCAAGCGCCTTTGCCGATACCTATGCCGCGCTGAGCAAGGACGCCCGCAAATTACCGGAAGCGCCCTGCCCTTGGCTGCAAGGCCTGTATATCAACAGCGGGCATGGCTCGCGCGGGCTAATCAGCGCACCGCTGGCCGGTGAATTGATTGCCGCTTGGTTAAACGATGAACCCCTGCCGGTGCCTGCCGATGTGGCCCAAGCCTGCCATCCAAACCGCTTCGCATTGCGCGCGCTGATTCGCAACAAAGCTTAA